From the genome of Vanessa tameamea isolate UH-Manoa-2023 chromosome 16, ilVanTame1 primary haplotype, whole genome shotgun sequence, one region includes:
- the LOC113402917 gene encoding uncharacterized protein LOC113402917: MLQEAFMAGIWSSVGSTLGKLSGTSDVVGESYMLWGSLLVLMILVNTWGCRCYLRSLDASTSSVAPTVISSASSYILSGIIGVALFNEASSFQWWIGTVLIVQGLALVARQRKS, translated from the exons ATGTTACAAGAAGCATTTATGGCTGGTATATGGTCATCAGTAGGAAGTACTTTGGGAAAACTCTCAGGAACTTCAGATGTGGtg GGTGAAAGTTACATGTTATGGGGTTCTCTGCTGGTTCTAATGATTTTAGTCAACACATGGGGATGTCGGTGTTATCTTCGATCATTAGATGCATCTACCAGCTCAGTGGCACCAACTGTAATATCTTCTGCTTCTAGTTATATACTATCa gGAATAATTGGTGTGGCATTGTTCAATGAAGCATCATCCTTCCAGTGGTGGATTGGAACTGTACTTATTGTACAAGGACTGGCATTAGTAGCACGCCAACGCAAAAGCTAG